The following proteins are encoded in a genomic region of Sorangiineae bacterium MSr12523:
- a CDS encoding class I SAM-dependent methyltransferase gives MTELARSWEAYWGELAREDEPALWDSPPATAVAIHLQYGRPYLDTSLPMIDFGCGSGRQTARLAESFARVVGVDIAEQALTLARRDNTAQNVEYRRIDLLDFREVAALRAELGEANVYVRGVLHQLPPDARGQALQGIRELLGRGGHLVAHELTDRTRWVVQSLFEADGPEPEKFERLRRHFGFGTPALLGEERQLDALLTRGGLHVVASGENTLQTTQLGDDGAPVELPTEWAIAQNPPPPRHDD, from the coding sequence GTGACCGAACTGGCGCGGAGCTGGGAAGCGTACTGGGGTGAACTCGCCCGTGAGGACGAACCCGCGCTGTGGGACTCCCCACCGGCGACAGCGGTCGCGATCCACCTGCAGTACGGCCGGCCCTACCTCGACACCTCCCTGCCGATGATCGACTTCGGTTGCGGCAGTGGACGGCAGACGGCGCGGTTGGCCGAGTCGTTCGCCAGGGTCGTCGGTGTCGACATCGCCGAACAGGCGTTGACGCTGGCCCGGCGCGACAACACCGCCCAAAACGTCGAGTACCGGCGAATCGACCTGCTCGACTTCCGCGAGGTCGCCGCGTTAAGAGCGGAGCTGGGTGAGGCGAACGTCTACGTCCGCGGGGTGCTGCACCAGCTTCCGCCGGACGCCAGAGGCCAGGCGCTGCAAGGCATCCGTGAGCTGCTGGGCCGAGGCGGCCACCTCGTCGCGCACGAGCTGACGGACCGGACCCGCTGGGTGGTGCAGTCGCTGTTCGAGGCCGATGGACCCGAACCGGAGAAGTTCGAGCGGCTGCGCCGCCACTTCGGCTTCGGTACACCGGCCCTGCTCGGGGAGGAAAGGCAGCTCGACGCGCTGCTGACCCGCGGGGGGTTACACGTCGTGGCCTCGGGTGAGAACACCTTGCAGACCACCCAACTCGGTGACGACGGAGCACCCGTCGAGCTGCCCACCGAGTGGGCGATCGCC